One part of the Thermodesulfobacterium commune DSM 2178 genome encodes these proteins:
- the lspA gene encoding signal peptidase II has protein sequence MKTFWIWANIVFLLDRLTKFWFINLTYPGNQDVWQVLPGINLVKVWNKGVAFGLFAKDSFLGTLGLIFLNLILLALIFFWAKHKAYKPETKTEIIGLGLIFGGGVSNLLDRLVFGAVFDFIDLYVKNFHWPAFNIADIAITLGLFILIYKQLKHVS, from the coding sequence ATGAAAACCTTTTGGATATGGGCTAATATAGTTTTTTTATTAGACAGGTTAACCAAATTTTGGTTTATAAACTTAACCTATCCAGGAAATCAAGATGTTTGGCAAGTTTTACCTGGGATTAACCTGGTTAAGGTTTGGAATAAAGGAGTAGCTTTTGGCCTATTTGCTAAAGACAGCTTTTTAGGAACCTTAGGGTTGATTTTTCTAAACCTAATCCTCCTTGCACTGATATTTTTTTGGGCTAAACATAAAGCTTATAAACCTGAAACCAAGACGGAGATCATCGGATTAGGGTTGATCTTTGGGGGAGGGGTTAGCAACCTTTTAGACCGATTGGTGTTTGGGGCAGTTTTCGATTTTATAGACCTTTATGTAAAAAATTTTCATTGGCCTGCTTTTAACATAGCCGATATAGCCATAACCTTAGGACTTTTTATCTTAATTTACAAACAATTAAAACATGTTTCTTAA
- a CDS encoding tetratricopeptide repeat protein produces MFLKVVEIPKLKHFLFKTSSQEVDYHVEEFLKKTYKEISSNLYQVPPKNLVYLNEILYNLKERFKKFLGSSPLPFYVILSKERDFSEKPRYVRAGKVYFQENLKREVLQEFEGVNLFYKVQDWLDNWKELMLPATVDPKISFFYKDFFFTGPNPTCFFCESTHHPYHKCPGLLEPQPRSVLEQALDLPFSEIAQIIWQGLIEEKPNYFHIRHFYLLPEFLKIVFYRGEGLTSWSQLKISIETPVRGGNIGIGLDALIKGDLNVAESRFLEEESDLKACIGLTFVNLLKNRWDRALYFLETALSQNTSNFIKSYLIFLKGYIYEYQGNDLTAKDLYQRAFELDKTFLPVFFRLRVLDYLNDEPIEKFMGYFGHPLLIFWAFTEPLFIRDQEELENFIEKRILEKRENALQRLKEAEDLFHRLKHVMSKDEIIEYEELLKTLAYDIYHRGMGAIDKASDRALDLTLELQALVYNKVKEIDHKITELKKQYEVLANFWVKYPYKEEDMIFGKELKSLKDLIEKNLEKTKKRDISQILPLMFSELNLAEEKVQLLKDLKVDLKKKWVFRRRLTDFLRNFLLLETLLVTFYVIGYLLESSLLESLLSIPMFLIISVVLLLLCLILAYTKNPE; encoded by the coding sequence ATGTTTCTTAAGGTCGTTGAAATCCCCAAATTAAAACATTTTTTGTTTAAAACCTCTTCTCAAGAGGTAGATTATCACGTAGAAGAGTTTTTAAAAAAGACATACAAAGAGATATCTTCTAACCTTTACCAAGTTCCCCCTAAAAACCTGGTTTATCTCAACGAGATCCTTTACAACCTGAAAGAGCGATTTAAAAAATTTTTAGGTTCTTCCCCTTTACCGTTTTATGTAATCCTCTCAAAAGAAAGGGACTTTTCAGAAAAGCCTCGATATGTAAGGGCAGGAAAAGTCTATTTTCAAGAAAACCTAAAAAGAGAGGTTTTACAGGAGTTTGAAGGAGTAAACCTTTTTTATAAGGTCCAGGACTGGTTAGACAACTGGAAGGAGCTAATGCTGCCTGCTACTGTTGACCCTAAAATTAGTTTTTTTTATAAAGACTTCTTTTTTACCGGACCAAATCCAACATGTTTTTTCTGTGAAAGCACCCATCATCCTTACCACAAATGTCCTGGTCTTTTAGAACCTCAACCAAGATCGGTGTTAGAACAAGCCTTAGACCTTCCTTTTTCAGAGATTGCTCAAATCATCTGGCAGGGCTTGATAGAGGAAAAACCAAATTATTTTCATATAAGGCACTTTTATCTTTTACCTGAATTCTTAAAGATAGTTTTTTACCGAGGAGAAGGGTTAACTTCCTGGTCTCAGTTAAAAATTTCGATAGAAACCCCTGTAAGAGGTGGAAACATCGGGATAGGTTTGGATGCTCTCATAAAAGGGGATTTAAACGTTGCTGAAAGTCGATTTCTTGAAGAAGAAAGTGATTTAAAGGCCTGTATAGGGTTGACTTTTGTAAACCTGTTAAAAAATAGATGGGATAGGGCTCTATACTTTCTTGAAACCGCTCTAAGTCAAAATACCTCTAATTTTATCAAAAGTTATCTAATTTTTTTAAAAGGATATATCTACGAATATCAAGGAAATGACCTAACAGCCAAAGACCTATATCAAAGGGCTTTTGAGTTAGATAAAACCTTTTTACCTGTTTTCTTCAGATTAAGGGTTTTAGATTATTTAAATGATGAACCTATTGAAAAGTTTATGGGTTATTTTGGGCATCCCCTTCTTATTTTCTGGGCTTTTACCGAACCTCTGTTTATTAGAGATCAGGAAGAGTTAGAAAATTTTATAGAAAAACGAATCCTTGAGAAAAGAGAAAATGCCTTACAGAGGCTTAAAGAAGCTGAAGACCTGTTTCATCGGTTAAAACACGTTATGAGCAAGGATGAAATCATAGAATACGAAGAATTACTTAAAACCTTAGCTTATGACATTTATCACAGAGGTATGGGAGCAATAGATAAAGCCTCAGACCGAGCACTTGACCTTACCCTTGAATTACAGGCTTTGGTTTATAACAAAGTAAAAGAAATAGACCATAAAATAACTGAGTTAAAAAAACAATACGAAGTTCTTGCGAACTTTTGGGTAAAGTATCCTTATAAAGAAGAGGATATGATTTTTGGAAAAGAATTAAAATCCCTAAAGGATTTAATCGAAAAAAACTTAGAAAAAACCAAAAAAAGGGATATCTCACAAATTTTACCATTGATGTTTTCAGAACTAAACTTAGCAGAAGAAAAGGTTCAACTATTAAAAGACCTTAAAGTTGACCTTAAGAAAAAATGGGTGTTTAGAAGAAGGCTGACAGACTTTTTAAGAAATTTTTTATTGTTAGAAACCCTTTTGGTAACCTTCTATGTGATCGGTTATCTTCTTGAAAGTTCTCTTTTAGAAAGCCTTCTTTCTATTCCCATGTTTTTAATAATCTCTGTAGTTCTATTATTGCTCTGTTTGATCCTTGCCTATACCAAAAATCCTGAATGA